Proteins encoded within one genomic window of Pongo pygmaeus isolate AG05252 chromosome 4, NHGRI_mPonPyg2-v2.0_pri, whole genome shotgun sequence:
- the GDNF gene encoding glial cell line-derived neurotrophic factor isoform X1 encodes MPEDYPDQFDDVMDFIQATIKRLKRSPDKQMAVLPRRERNRQAAAANPENSRGKGRRGQRGKNRGCVLTAIHLNVTDLGLGYETKEELIFRYCSGSCDAAETTYDKILKNLSRNRRLVSDKVGQACCRPIAFDDDLSFLDDNLVYHILRKHSAKRCGCI; translated from the coding sequence ATGCCAGAGGATTATCCTGATCAGTTCGATGATGTCATGGATTTTATTCAAGCCACCATTAAAAGACTGAAAAGGTCACCAGATAAACAAATGGCAGTGCTTCCTAGAAGAGAGCGGAATCGGCAGGCTGCAGCTGCCAACCCAGAGAATTCCAGAGGAAAAGGTCGGAGAGGCCAGAGGGGCAAAAACCGGGGTTGTGTCTTAACTGCAATACATTTAAATGTCACTGACTTGGGTCTGGGCTATGAAACCAAGGAGGAACTGATTTTTAGGTACTGCAGCGGCTCTTGCGATGCAGCTGAGACAACGTACgacaaaatattgaaaaacttATCCAGAAATAGAAGGCTGGTGAGTGACAAAGTAGGGCAGGCATGTTGCAGACCCATTGCCTTTGATGATGACCTGTCGTTTTTAGATGATAACCTGGTTTACCATATTCTAAGAAAGCATTCCGCTAAAAGGTGTGGATGTATCTGA